AAGGACTACTTTACCGATTATATTATATCCTGTACTTATTTATTCTAACCAGACTTATCTCTAacctttaaaaatcaaaagtatgaatttttagcaaaaaaaaattaaaattatttggaGGTAAGGATTAGGTATTGAAATAGTTtggcattaaaaaatttttcaaaaactttttgAAATGGCGATACAACAATATTTGAGTTTTGGGGGTGGTATACCAAAGGAGTCCAAGTTCCAAATCGGCTAGTTCTATTTCTTATAGTCttcgagatccacgcgttcccAGTTGTAACTCTTTAGCATGGGAATCAATATATAAATATctataatttctttaaaaatcgtCCGACTTGGCTGGATTTTGTTTCCCAGATAGAATATAGctatagaaatatttaaaaatcaaaagttttccAAAACACCTTCGTGTACTGGCGTTATTGACAATTGGAAaacaatggaaaaaaaatttgcgtGGGTCCTATATGTAGCTCTATCTATTATAGTCTATTAAAACGGTATATATGGGCATATCTCCTCTAAAAATCCGCCGATTGGGATGAAACAATATATAAAGGGTTTGGCataaaacttttttcaaaaaaaaattccagtaTTTTCGATACAGAAATTTGGAATGTGTAGGAGAgggagggggcgtggcaaaaaattgaaaaaaaaaacttgaactGCTTGGCCATTTTGGAGTCTCGGACAGACgaacatggctatatcgacttggctgttgatgctgataaAGAATAAGTATATACCTCATCGGATTGGAGCCGATTtcttctctatgttacatacgACTCTCTATGTTgacacgactacaatataccctttgtactctacgagtaccAGGTATAATcacgcttccctatctatataTACTTCCATGTTTCCATCTATATCCATATTTCTGAGATGTTCCCATTTCTGATAATTTCCCCTTTTTCTatgtgaaaaatttattttctaaagaTTGGTTTGTCACTAGAGGCAAAATGAGACCAAatgagagcttctaaaaaatttGAGCGTGCTACACTGTCAGTGGGCCGGCATGCTATGGAACATTAGAGTTTGCCCACCTTGTGTGGAaacttacatacatacatatatcattCAAATACTCCAAgtgaaaagtaaaaacaatGAACTAGACGAAGtatacttaaaatttttttttttaccaaggTATGGCGGCTTCTGTTTGGGGTATTTTTGTTGGTTATTTTTCGCATCAGAACCTGTTAATGTGCTGGAGACTCGTATCCAAGGCACGGGCTACTTGAAATCTAAGAAGTTTAGTTATTAAACGAGGTAAGGTGTCACTTAATTTGGGTGCATACTCTCAAAAATGAGCCTGTGGGTTGGAGCATGGGGCCCAGCAGACCACAGGTTCAGGGCCACAAAGGGAAGTTGAAGTCAGATGTCCATTGGGCTGGTGCATGGAATCGGGAACGTAGGGAAGAAGCATGAAGGGTGTGGGTCGGAAGCAGTGTCTTTGGTCTTCGAGTGTCTCATCCTGCCTGAAACTGAGCAATAGTTCCCGTTTCAGTTCCTCCACAACACTCTGCTGgcatttggattttttttccatgtCGTGCCCCAGCTTGGGGACACACAAGTCGCCCCGCGTTGTTGCGGCATTATCCCGACAAGGCCAGCTTGTGTAACTGCTGGTATTCGACCCATTGCAATTTCTTCGAAGGGCATGGGGATCATCCATACAAACAAGTTGAAGATTTTCTGGAGAAGTCGTTTTCCGATTACAATAGCCACAGTCCTTACTCACATTAGACTGGGAGCATGGTGAATCGGTCCCTGGTGAGAAGAGCCGCGGCTGTATGGGACTTTTTATAGGTGCAGATGAGCATCTTCTTGGTTTTTGTCCCGGCCAGGCATTTGTACTTTGGCATCCTCCAAAACTGGCATTGATGCTTTTGGATTGCTGACAACCGCTAAAAGGCAACATAGAGCTAATTTTTGGAAGAAAATTCGAAGTGTTTTTATCCaaatacacttttttttgtggcacgACTTTTTCGCAGCTTTTGTTAGCTTCATTCAAACTCGACTTTCTGTTATAATTGGACTGCGCTCTAGGACGCAGACACTGTCGGGATGGCTTGAAATGGCATTTTTGACGATTGGAATTAAGCGCAGAGTGACAAGATTCTCGAAGAGGTCGAATGCTGTTGGAATAGTCCGACGACCTTCCGCGAGCGGACTTTCGACCAGGAGGCCTCGAACAGGACTCAATAGTTTTTCTTTCGGGCGAGGGAGTTATGTCGTTTGTAGCCCTGGAGGAGCCACTTTGGGAACTGTTAGATCGGAAAAAGCAACTATTTGTGGGAATCCACACACTTTGAAAGGCATTGCTGCCACTCTCTTTTCGCGCCAATGACTCATTCGGCGATTGGGAAACGCCGATTTTTAGATCCTCATTAGATAGGCGGGAACCTCGAATCACTTCAGAGGAAATAATTCTAGGACTTCCGGACAAACTCATCTCTTCAGCGCGAATGGTTAGGCACACGTTAATTTGGCTACGATGGGAATCCTCACTTTTCTTGCCTTCACTGTACAAACTGCAACTCCCACTAGAAACCCGTGGAAAAGCCACCTTGTCTAATCTAGATCTCATGTATTCTTCTCTCCAAGTGCTCAGTCCTTGGTCATATTTATCTATTTTGGGCCTATTTCTGTGGCACCGATGCCTTGCActcaaaaaattatacatgGAGTACTCCTGGTAGTTATCATCTTCTTCGTTGGCCgtattttttttcgagttGCCTCTGTAAAGGGTGGGATATTTGGATTCCCCTGcctttttgcaaaaatacTGATTGAATGCATTTTCGTTGTGCTTAAACGGACTAgtttcattttctttaaagaaacACTCATTACTATTCCTTGGagaaacccttttttttctatGTCGATTTGAACTTGTAAAGGCATTTTCTTCTATGATATTTGGACTCGCCGACAAAATCTGTTCTTGCTTGGGAAGGACGAAATTACTAAGCTTAGCAAAATCTAAATGACGTTGAAAAGGCTTGCAGGAGGAATTCAAGACCTTGGccttatttttcaaaatagtCGATCTTTTCAAAGAAATTTTCGACCTCTTAAAAAACTTAGAGATTTTCTGCTTAATAGTTTTGCGATTACCATGCTTTTCCATGTCTAAAAAGGATTGGCGGAGCTTTACAaatttatccatttttttatGCCACTTCACAGGTGCATTTAGTTTGAAGGCAGAAcctgtttttttatgttctgTGTTAAGTTCGCAAGCAGAAATCGACTCTTGAGCAATAGTGTCACAACCCGAGTCCCGTCTTCTAGTCGTACTTTTATAAGGCGGTGAGTTtccgttttctttttttttatagggtATCTCGATGGTAAAAAATATGGACGAAGGCGTCcttgttttttcaaaaatccTATGTGGTATTTCGGTACCAATGTAAGAACCAGGACCAAGTCCAAAGTCAACGACCTTTTTTTGATCAGTCCTTAATTTGTGATGCTTGCGCCTCTTATGCCGGTCGTATTCTCTGGGAAACACGGGTCTATTAGGACACACCACGGATTCAGTCCCCAAAAGATTTCGGGATCGAGGTTCTTCCTCTAACTGTGCATGCCTTGACTGATGGCGAAAATATTCCCGCGGATATTTCTTCAAAGAGTCACAAATAGAATTCCTTGCTGTATTTTTATCCGACCAATCTATTTTTTCAGTAGTTCGGTTGGCAATACCTGGCCTATTAAATCTCTTCATTGGCTCCATGTTATATTGGTAGTTTTTGGGGAAAGATAGACGAGCAATTTCTCTTGAAACTCTATCATGTCTTCTGGATGGCACTTCGGCATCTTTAAAGTGCCGAAAATACTTTTCGGGAACTGTCTTGTCTATCTGATAATTAAGAAATTCATCACTGTCGTATCTTTTGGAATCTGAATCTTGGCCATCGTAGCTTATTTCAGGCTTATTATATTTGGCTAACTTGTGGGATCGCTTAGACTCCTCTCTCAGTCTAGCACATGGTGTTGAGGGATTTCTATATCTTCTATATTGTTTAGGTTTTTGAATTGGTATTGGGAGTGGTGAGCGTCGTTCTTCGCAGTAATCGTAATCAGGGCGATATTCGTATTGATCGCATGCCTCGTGTCGGTGGCCCTTTGCACATCGATCATCGAAGTATTCATCTATATATAATCGGGCGCCGTTATAATCGGGTCTATTGTATTCCAAGTCATCGTGATTCTCTAAATAGCTGTTATAATTTGGTGGATATTCGGGTGACATAGATCCAGAAATTTGTCTATGATTGTTTCGTCTTCCAAGAATTTCTGACCTGCTGGGCAGCGGCGTTCCATGGTATCTTCTATAATCTATTTCGCGAGGGTCGTTTGGGTAAGAAGATAAACTTTCCAGAGGTGAGTCGGCTTGTGGGAAGTCCTTCATATGTGAGTAGTATTCGGGGGAATAGTCGTTTCTAGAATCACAATTTCTATAGTTTCCATGATTGGAAATAGAGGGACTCAAAGCCAATTGATTATAAGTGTCAGTGTGTGCCCGATAAATTCTcgatgaaaaaatatttctggcATTCCCGGCCATATTGGTATCATCCTCTGGGTTGATGTTTGTGTTATAATCACGAGTAGGCTGTTGGAAGCTTGTTTTTTTGTCCGAATGATAGATCTTTTTGGGCTTATTCGAATGGTAGTAAAAGTGGCTGCGACTCTCCGTAAAGTCGGAACTGTCCCTTTTTCCTCCCGAAAAGCGTTTTCCATGTTGCCTCAAACTACATCCAAAATCTTCTAAACTATTTTGACTTTGAGCAAAGAATTTGTTTGGCTGGCCAAACGACATCGCACTTTCCTTAATCCGAGAGTTGCTTCCACCACCGGGATTGCGTGCTGGAAATGGAAATACGTTAGCCTAGATACTTGCCAACCGCAAATGCTGTGAACCAACTCACGCTTTCTATTCCCATCGAAGGTCCTTGCCGAGATAATCTCGTTTCGATGGTCGCAGCTCAGGTCGCCCCCCGTTGATATATCGATATTGAAAAACATCAATGTCCGCTCAAAGTCGTCCTCCTCCTTGGTGCTACCAAATCGGATTACGCTCTGGTTCGTCACAACAAATGACATTTTGACCAGCCCGAGGCCACCTCCCCACAGTTGCCGacaatttaactaaaaattCACTTTCATATTGACTGGTTGCTTACTATATGTTAGTTGCAAAGCTATTTCATTTGATTCTCTTTCCAAATGTGAAAATCGGTTCTGAAATCGATGTGTTTCTGGCCCGCAGAGACCTTGTGTACCACATGCAATAGGTGAAAACAAAAGTCAGAAAacataaagaaaattaaaaacatattgTACTTCTCTAAAGATACTTAGGTTAggcaagaaaatgaaaaacataTTGTAATTTTCTAAAgaatattttacttttaatacGAAAGCACTCCAAACGAAGTCTGgggtgtgctagcttttaacaaacggtggtcaaaagaattttatCATCCTTTCACAAATAAGACTCTATATGTCCCTTTGcttcgtcctatcttggaatactgttccTGCGTTTGGAGTCGGCAATACTTTGTTTATCAAAAGAGGATTGAAactgtccaaaagcagtttcggttatttgcataaaaaaattaaactgggatactgccacttgTCTTCCGCCGTATCGTTGCCtgttaaaactattaaacctaCCTCCATTACAAGAGCTTGGACAGGTGAACTCAAAATTTTCATCTGGAAATAGAGGAACAatttaacaatttaattttgCTGTACACGATCCATTTCGAGTTATTTGTAAAAGTTACACCTCATTTTTCCATTTattatcccctgaactatccctagatgtaattaaatctaAAGTTATCTTTTAGCCTAATTTATCGTTACTTTTACttataataatctataataacAGATCatttgtaataataataaataaataaaaaaatacttcaGCTAAACAGAGGCATTTGTCAACGTGATTTAAATTTTCCCGCTAAAggtttaaaacttttttctaaaaaacttCTAACttctaaattttttaaagtgtAAAGTTCGTACTTACATAAATTTAGTATAAACATTTGGTACAACAAGAAGGTCAGTTCCTACAAATATGAATAAAGGAGAAGGAACAATTTATTTTCGAAACCATCTTTTTACGAAAGCAAAAGTATACTAATGACTTCTGTACAtattgaataaataataaaataataactaaaactaaaacttcaATAACTAAAACTGCTAGTAAAAATCTCATTCAGTCTTTAGAATACTGAACTTTACATGAATCGCAGTAGCTTCTGTCTAATGTCAAATATGTCAACCCAGTTTCCAATTCAACTCCGAATCACTCGCATTGTATCGTTCTAAGAGTTCAcatcaaatttattcaaaagagAATTTATTGATAAAAGCCGTCGTGaaacattttgttttatttaaatattttatttcacgAATATTCAAGGTATTTGGtgaaatgtattttaaaattttattttatggcgCGCGTAAAGATGGCCGCGTGCCTCTCATAAAATTACGAAAGGACGCAACGATTGCCGACTTAAAGATTCTTATGTCGAACCGGACCAAAATTCCAGTTCATCGTCAGCAAATGGAatttaataatgaaaaattagCAAATGGCACGCATCTATCAAAGATCGCCCAGATGTGCCAGGAGATTAGCTCAAGGGGGAACGACTCCCCTGACATTGAACTGTTCGACGAAAAAAAGCGCGTTTGCCGGTTGAGCTACCTCGCCGACATTGGCTGCGGCTCACCAGAGATGTCATTGGAATTTGACATGGATATGGATATTGAAATTCCCACAAGCAGCTTTGCTAATCAGTGCAGTGTGGCTTCTTTTTACAGTGATCCGAAAAGTAACAGTATGTTGCGTGACGGTTGTTCGTCTGATGATTCCGCCAGCAACACTGAGGCCAGCATCGAGACAAGCTCGGTCAACACAAGCACAAGCAGTGTGGACACGACAAAAGGCAGCAAGGTCGGCGAACTGCGTGGCAAGTACAGCTGTCCCCCATTGGAGGTGGAAGAGGACAAGAAGTATAGGGACAAATGTGATATTTATTGCTGCGTAAGCGACAATCGCTTTCCTTATGCCAAAGTGCTTCCTGAGGATCGAAGGTATGCAGTCATGATTGTAAACGAAGACAATCCGGGAGACTGTGACTACAGGTGCATTTTGAAGTCACTTTCGGAGAAGTTCTTGACAGCGCCAAACCCGCATACCCTGAGTTTCAGCCAGTGCGCCCCGGCCGACGAATTCGACTGTACCCTGATGATTGTGTGTGCAGATGCGGAGACCCAGGACTGGCTAATTCGGGTTGCTCGACCTCAGTGCCCCCCATATAAGTTTCAAACGTTTATAAGGCATTATGACCTAGTCAGATGTACGTTCGTACTTCCTTTAATAGTGAAGCGCGACCTGTGCCGTATTTTTTCTGTTCTGGAAAATCAGAATTGCGGGCTTGATACCAGTAAATGGTGCGTTATATCCCAGGTCACCCTCGACCCTTGCGGAAAAGAGTTTGAAAGAAAGGTAGTCTATCCCGATTGTCAGAACGACGAGGTCACCGTTTACATTGATGAAGAAAGCATCGCCCACATCTCAAACCAATGCAATAAGCTGAAATACATGCTTTGGCACCTCCCTGTCGACTTCTGCCCACTAGCGGGCTGTTAGGTGGgctctgtctgtctgtctgtctgtctgtctgtctgtctgtctgtctgtctgtctgtctgtctgtctgtctctgtctcgtatatacatataagcgAGTATAAAATAGTCGGGACACCCGACTTGAGGGGAGAATGGGAGATAGCATACAGGAGAAAGTGTCTGATAGAAATCCACTTGCTAAATATCACCACAATCCTTGTCACTGCTCTCTTCAAGCCGACGCACTACCTCCACGT
This region of Drosophila bipectinata strain 14024-0381.07 chromosome 2L, DbipHiC1v2, whole genome shotgun sequence genomic DNA includes:
- the LOC108127079 gene encoding uncharacterized protein, which translates into the protein MYFKILFYGARKDGRVPLIKLRKDATIADLKILMSNRTKIPVHRQQMEFNNEKLANGTHLSKIAQMCQEISSRGNDSPDIELFDEKKRVCRLSYLADIGCGSPEMSLEFDMDMDIEIPTSSFANQCSVASFYSDPKSNSMLRDGCSSDDSASNTEASIETSSVNTSTSSVDTTKGSKVGELRGKYSCPPLEVEEDKKYRDKCDIYCCVSDNRFPYAKVLPEDRRYAVMIVNEDNPGDCDYRCILKSLSEKFLTAPNPHTLSFSQCAPADEFDCTLMIVCADAETQDWLIRVARPQCPPYKFQTFIRHYDLVRCTFVLPLIVKRDLCRIFSVLENQNCGLDTSKWCVISQVTLDPCGKEFERKVVYPDCQNDEVTVYIDEESIAHISNQCNKLKYMLWHLPVDFCPLAGC
- the LOC108127077 gene encoding uncharacterized protein, producing the protein MSFVVTNQSVIRFGSTKEEDDFERTLMFFNIDISTGGDLSCDHRNEIISARTFDGNRKPRNPGGGSNSRIKESAMSFGQPNKFFAQSQNSLEDFGCSLRQHGKRFSGGKRDSSDFTESRSHFYYHSNKPKKIYHSDKKTSFQQPTRDYNTNINPEDDTNMAGNARNIFSSRIYRAHTDTYNQLALSPSISNHGNYRNCDSRNDYSPEYYSHMKDFPQADSPLESLSSYPNDPREIDYRRYHGTPLPSRSEILGRRNNHRQISGSMSPEYPPNYNSYLENHDDLEYNRPDYNGARLYIDEYFDDRCAKGHRHEACDQYEYRPDYDYCEERRSPLPIPIQKPKQYRRYRNPSTPCARLREESKRSHKLAKYNKPEISYDGQDSDSKRYDSDEFLNYQIDKTVPEKYFRHFKDAEVPSRRHDRVSREIARLSFPKNYQYNMEPMKRFNRPGIANRTTEKIDWSDKNTARNSICDSLKKYPREYFRHQSRHAQLEEEPRSRNLLGTESVVCPNRPVFPREYDRHKRRKHHKLRTDQKKVVDFGLGPGSYIGTEIPHRIFEKTRTPSSIFFTIEIPYKKKENGNSPPYKSTTRRRDSGCDTIAQESISACELNTEHKKTGSAFKLNAPVKWHKKMDKFVKLRQSFLDMEKHGNRKTIKQKISKFFKRSKISLKRSTILKNKAKVLNSSCKPFQRHLDFAKLSNFVLPKQEQILSASPNIIEENAFTSSNRHRKKRVSPRNSNECFFKENETSPFKHNENAFNQYFCKKAGESKYPTLYRGNSKKNTANEEDDNYQEYSMYNFLSARHRCHRNRPKIDKYDQGLSTWREEYMRSRLDKVAFPRVSSGSCSLYSEGKKSEDSHRSQINVCLTIRAEEMSLSGSPRIISSEVIRGSRLSNEDLKIGVSQSPNESLARKESGSNAFQSVWIPTNSCFFRSNSSQSGSSRATNDITPSPERKTIESCSRPPGRKSARGRSSDYSNSIRPLRESCHSALNSNRQKCHFKPSRQCLRPRAQSNYNRKSSLNEANKSCEKVVPQKKVYLDKNTSNFLPKISSMLPFSGCQQSKSINASFGGCQSTNAWPGQKPRRCSSAPIKSPIQPRLFSPGTDSPCSQSNVSKDCGYCNRKTTSPENLQLVCMDDPHALRRNCNGSNTSSYTSWPCRDNAATTRGDLCVPKLGHDMEKKSKCQQSVVEELKRELLLSFRQDETLEDQRHCFRPTPFMLLPYVPDSMHQPNGHLTSTSLCGPEPVVCWAPCSNPQAHF